A region from the Diorhabda sublineata isolate icDioSubl1.1 chromosome X, icDioSubl1.1, whole genome shotgun sequence genome encodes:
- the LOC130451218 gene encoding glycine, alanine and asparagine-rich protein-like, giving the protein MKFPSVIIVFIGVLGYNILQAQPLGRDPVKSLRLTRSPTKHHKPLLGGLLFGGNTPIGHGSQGGVSGHGPQGIVNNNYVTNVNNYGPGGHGSHGQEANFAGSVAFAGGHGGQSQSQAAAFSIGPNGASFSQSQAQSGHGKSGFFDLLDY; this is encoded by the exons ATGAAGTTTCCAAGTGTGATTATTGTGTTCATTGGTGTTCTTGGATACAATATATTACAGGCACAACCTTTAGGAAGAGACCCGGTTAAAA GTCTCAGGTTAACTCGATCTCCAACTAAGCATCATAAACCATTATTAGGAGGTTTACTCTTTGGTGGTAACACTCCAATAGGACATGGTTCTCAAGGTGGTGTAAGTGGTCACGGTCCTCAAGGAATAGTAAACAACAACTACGTAACAAATGTTAATAACTACGGGCCGGGGGGTCATGGAAGTCATGGACAGGAAGCAAATTTTGCAGGTAGTGTTGCGTTCGCCGGAGGTCATGGTGGTCAATCACAAAGTCAAGCTGCCGCTTTTTCCATAGGGCCTAATGGAGCTTCTTTTTCCCAGAGTCAAGCACAAAGTGGACACGGAAAAAGTGGATTTTTTGATCT GCTTGATTATTAG
- the LOC130450954 gene encoding probable elongation factor 1-beta: protein MSAHDAGSVWLNKRIYEDAEIQHYENLAKAALTPLAGEVAKARQRLIESRDTFTANIESIDTGAIKFMEKKIVEFGKSIDAILKLLKSLDARVVSLEKSNNQDKTVNAINVASVHKQTQKHADEEENDDDVDLFGSESEDDEAAAQVREERLKAYEAKKSKKPALIAKSNVILDIKPWDDETDMKAMEENVRKIEMDGLLWGAAKLVPLAYGIHKLQISCVVEDDKVSIDLLTEQLEQLEEFVQSVDIAAFNKI from the exons atgtcaGCTCATGATGCAGGTTCTGTTTGGCTAAACAAAAGAATATATGAAGATGCCGAAATACAGCATTACGAAAATTTGGCAAAA GCAGCTCTAACTCCTTTGGCTGGTGAAGTAGCAAAAGCTAGGCAACGTTTGATCGAAAGTAGGGACACTTTTACT gCAAATATAGAATCAATTGATACTGGAGCTATTAAATTTATGGAgaagaaaattgtagaatttggAAAAT ctATTGATGCTATCCTTAAACTATTGAAAAGTTTGGATGCACGTGTAGTTTCTTTAGAGAAATCAAATAATCAGGACAAAACTGTAAACGCAATTAACGTAGCATCGGTACACAAACAAACTCAAAAACATgcagatgaagaagaaaatgatgatgatgTAGATCTTTTTGGTTCTGAATCAGAAGATGATGAAGCTGCTGCCCAAGTTAGAGAAGAGAGACTTAAGGCTTATGAAGCCAAAAAATCCAAAA aacCTGCCCTTATTGCAAAATCAAATGTTATTTTGGATATAAAACCATGGGATGATGAGACTGACATGAAAGCTATGGAagaaaatgttagaaaaattgaaatggaTGGTTTACTGTGGGGTGCTGCTAAACTAGTTCCTCTAGCTTACGGCATTCACAAATTACAAATTTCCTGTGTTGTTGAAGACGATAAGGTGTCCATTGATTTGCTTACTGAACAGTTAGAACAACTCGAAGAAttt GTCCAAAGCGTTGATATTGCTGCCTTCAATAAAATCTAA
- the LOC130450590 gene encoding signal recognition particle subunit SRP72 has product MMTEKTAKEKTLIAQYAELNRLGQNGEYEWGLKAANKIIGVAPHEFLAFQCKMVCLIQLSRFDEAISLMNKNPQWTQSLIFEKAYCYYRANKPDVALKTIDSSEKELDFRCKELKAQILYRLEQYHDSANLYRNIIKNMHGDDYEDERYTNLSAVMVHLKSDDALDTIEEFKETTYEQCYNKACLLIENENYAEAEKKLRQCEKLCREMLEEDETSEEEIDIELALIKIQLGYVYQKQGRVKESQQLYTTNLKLKLDDIALMAVASNNIVCINKDQNLFDSKKKMKVALNDNLNFKLPSKQRKLIALNNAILNYYINQTDQCEKACKLIDEKWPELHLQTTILRALNLIKADKPKEAIELLKKSKTKDDNLYINLCIAQIYLMQGEKLEACQVLENIGESRYKPGIVGALTTLYLGIGKEETALKIFEKTVEFYKKNKVRGVDLSNLWRQAAEFHIKKGLPQVAANSLEELLKTNKNDTKLIAQLVLAYAQFDEPKALRCSNQLMSVDEIAKDVDLDTLETTALPTINFNKKTPAVNQESLPSTPKDESLKKTRKHKKRKGKLPKNCDLSVPPDPERWLPKYERTGYRKKRDRRSKEVIKGSQGTASGQAEQYDFSKFVDDSSTDTASNSVDPSPKPPSKSTQHQQKKNQKKKGKRR; this is encoded by the exons ATGATGACGGAGAAAACCgcaaaagaaaaaactttaattGCCCAATATGCAGAACTAAATCGATTAGGCCAAAATGGGGAATATGAATGGGGATTAAAAGCAGCGAATAAAA TTATTGGTGTGGCACCACATGAATTCCTAGCATTTCAGTGCAAAATGGTTTGCCTAATCCAATTATCTCGCTTTGATGAAGCTATTTCACTTATGAACAAAAATCCTCAGTGGACACA GAGCTTGATATTTGAGAAAGCTTACTGTTACTATCGCGCTAATAAGCCTGATGTGGCTCTAAAGACCATTGATTCCAGTGAAAAAGAGCTTGACTTTCGTTGTAAGGAATTGAAAGCCCAAATTTTATACCGGCTAGAACAATATCACGATTCTGCTAATTTATATCGTAATATTATCAAGAATATGCATGGTGATGACTATGAAGATGAAAGATATACAAATCTAAGCGCTGTAATGGTTCATTTGAAATCTGATGATGCA TTGGATACAATTGAGGAATTTAAGGAGACAACTTATGAACAATGTTATAATAAAGCTTGTTTACTAATTGAGAATGAGAACTATGCAGAAGCTGAAAAAAAGCTTAGACAGTGTGAAAAGTTATGCAGAGAAATGCTGGAAGAAGATGAAACTAgtgaagaagaaattgatattgaaCTAGCATTAATTAA AATTCAGTTGGGTTATGTTTATCAAAAGCAAGGAAGAGTCAAAGAAAGTCAACAACTTTATACAaccaatttaaaattgaaacttGATGATATTGCTCTGATGGCAGTAGCTAGCaataatattgtttgtattaACAAAGACCAAAATCTATTcgattcaaaaaagaaaatgaaagtaGCATTAAATGATAActtaaatttcaagttaccaTCAAAACAAAGGAAACTGATAGCCCTAAATAATGCAATCctaaattattatatcaatcagACTGATCAGTGTGAGAAAGCATGTAAACTTATAGATGAGAAATGGCCTGAATTGCACTTGCAAACTACTATTTTACGTGCACTTAATTTAATCAAAGCTGATAAACCTAAAGAAGCTATCGAGCTGTTGAAAAAATCCAAAACAAAAGATGATAATCTTTACATAAATTTATGTATAGCACAGATATATTTGATGCAA GGAGAGAAACTGGAGGCCTGCCAAGTGTTGGAAAACATTGGAGAATCTAGATACAAGCCTGGTATAGTAGGAGCTCTAACTACCCTGTATTTAGGCATTGGGAAAGAAGAGActgctttgaaaatatttgaaaaaactgttgaattttacaaaaagaATAAG GTGCGAGGGGTCGATTTATCCAATTTATGGAGACAAGCAGCTGAGTTTCACATTAAAAAAGGTTTACCGCAAGTAGCTGCTAATAGCCtagaagaattattaaaaactaataaaaacgaCACTAAATTGATAGCTCAATTAGTTTTAGCATATGCACAG TTTGATGAGCCGAAAGCTTTGAGATGTAGTAATCAATTAATGTCAGTCGATGAAATTGCAAAAGATGTAGATCTTGATACATTGGAAACTACTGCTCTTCCTACTatcaactttaataaaaagacTCCAGCTGTAAATCAAGAATCACTTCCTAG CACTCCAAAGGACGAATCACTGAAGAAAACTAGAAAGCACAAAAAACGTAAAGGAAAATTACCTAAAAATTGTGATCTTTCTGTCCCACCAGATCCAGAGCGTTGGTTACCCAAATATGAAAGAACTGGATACAGAAAGAAAAGGGATAGGAGATCAAAAGAAGTTATAAAGGGATCTCAAGGAACTGCTTCTGGACAAGCAGAACAATA tgacTTCTCAAAGTTTGTTGATGATTCATCAACTGACACTGCAAGTAATTCTGTTGATCCAAGTCCAAAACCACCATCAAAATCTACTCAACATCAACAGAAGaagaatcaaaagaaaaaaggcAAAAGACGTTAA